A single Streptomyces mirabilis DNA region contains:
- a CDS encoding chitosanase: MHTPHIRPQLHTSRRTLLTLIGASLVAGPLLATRSQAAASGGLDDPAKKEIAMKLVSSAENSSLDWKAQYKYIEDIGDGRGYTAGIIGFCSGTGDMLDLVELYTQRKPGNVLAKYLPALRNVNGSDSHQGLDPGFPADWRKAAQDTAFQQAQNDERDRVYFNPAVAQGKTDGIGVLGQFTYYDAIVMHGDGSDSTSFSNIRRRALAKAKPPAQGGDEVTYLNAFLDARVWAMKQEEAHSDTTRVDTEQRVFLQKRNLNLDPPLNWKVYGDSYHIG; encoded by the coding sequence GTGCACACCCCCCACATACGTCCCCAGCTCCACACCTCGCGGCGCACACTGCTCACGCTGATCGGAGCCTCGCTGGTGGCAGGCCCCCTCCTCGCGACCCGGTCCCAGGCCGCCGCCTCAGGCGGTCTGGACGACCCGGCGAAGAAGGAGATCGCGATGAAGCTGGTCTCCAGCGCGGAGAACTCCTCGCTGGACTGGAAGGCGCAGTACAAGTACATCGAGGACATCGGTGACGGGCGCGGCTACACGGCCGGCATCATCGGCTTCTGTTCGGGCACCGGCGACATGCTGGACCTGGTCGAGCTGTACACCCAGCGCAAGCCGGGCAACGTCCTCGCCAAGTACCTGCCCGCCCTGCGCAACGTGAACGGCAGCGACTCGCACCAGGGCCTGGACCCCGGCTTCCCCGCCGACTGGCGCAAGGCCGCCCAGGACACCGCGTTCCAGCAGGCCCAGAACGACGAGCGGGACCGGGTCTACTTCAACCCCGCCGTCGCCCAGGGCAAGACCGACGGCATCGGTGTCCTCGGCCAGTTCACCTACTACGACGCCATCGTGATGCACGGCGACGGCAGTGACAGCACCAGCTTCAGCAACATCCGCAGGCGTGCCCTGGCCAAGGCCAAGCCGCCGGCCCAGGGCGGCGACGAGGTGACGTATCTGAACGCCTTCCTCGACGCGCGCGTCTGGGCGATGAAGCAGGAGGAGGCCCACTCCGACACGACCCGGGTCGACACCGAACAGCGGGTGTTCCTGCAGAAGCGGAACCTGAATCTCGATCCGCCACTGAACTGGAAGGTGTACGGGGACAGCTACCACATCGGCTGA